A window of the Halobacterium hubeiense genome harbors these coding sequences:
- a CDS encoding DUF7096 domain-containing protein gives MSRVRPALAAVLLVVATTATLAASGGVAAPVEPGDEPVVGTSEQSAHVLLLTEANTAAYNEPRASVTSTLESGHATLGTDLRLATVEQRLDAADNRSARREILRNATDEAAERVAALRERATAAHDAYRNGELSTGSYVRTLGTIHAEASSLSTTLGRTASGGSLYNHAISDSFSEIGTRVYRLRAQLATVQGPVREHVADVVHGNREQVRVHVTAGNGVMLSTIDDGTYVRETVRPDNVEETLGGDFADASTVIQSKYPWLSNNSRSPSIIETRGGYAFYYRANYGHGQITAYIDTTTEKVYAERHQQTLAQLPADVEQRDTANNVTLSTSRTYAGGPLLVRAENEAGEPIDTTVSLNGTSVGDTGDDGRLWVLSPAGEYNVATVHDGAALEVNVTARPAP, from the coding sequence ATGTCCCGCGTTCGCCCCGCCCTCGCTGCCGTCCTCCTCGTGGTCGCGACGACGGCCACGCTCGCCGCCAGCGGCGGCGTCGCCGCGCCCGTCGAACCCGGCGACGAACCCGTCGTCGGCACGTCAGAGCAGTCCGCGCACGTCCTCCTACTCACCGAAGCGAACACGGCGGCGTACAACGAGCCGCGCGCGTCCGTCACGAGCACGCTCGAATCCGGGCACGCGACCCTCGGCACCGACCTCCGGCTCGCGACGGTCGAACAGCGCCTCGACGCGGCCGACAATCGGTCCGCCCGGCGCGAGATTCTCCGGAACGCCACCGACGAGGCCGCCGAGCGCGTCGCGGCGCTCCGAGAGCGCGCGACCGCCGCTCACGACGCGTACCGGAACGGGGAGCTGTCCACCGGCTCGTACGTCCGCACGCTCGGCACGATTCACGCGGAGGCCAGCAGCCTCTCGACGACGCTCGGGCGGACAGCCAGCGGGGGGTCGCTGTACAACCACGCCATCAGCGATAGCTTCTCCGAAATCGGCACGCGGGTGTACCGCCTCCGCGCACAGCTGGCGACCGTGCAGGGGCCGGTCCGGGAGCACGTCGCCGACGTCGTCCACGGCAACCGCGAGCAGGTTCGCGTCCACGTGACCGCCGGCAACGGCGTGATGCTCTCGACCATCGACGACGGCACGTACGTCCGCGAGACCGTCCGCCCCGACAACGTCGAGGAGACGCTCGGCGGCGACTTCGCCGACGCGTCGACGGTCATCCAGTCGAAGTACCCGTGGCTGTCGAACAACTCGCGGTCGCCGAGCATCATCGAGACCCGGGGCGGGTACGCCTTCTACTACCGCGCGAACTACGGCCACGGCCAGATTACGGCGTACATCGACACGACGACCGAGAAGGTCTACGCCGAGCGCCACCAGCAGACGCTCGCCCAGCTCCCCGCCGACGTCGAACAGCGGGACACGGCGAACAACGTGACGCTGTCCACGTCCCGGACGTACGCCGGCGGCCCGCTGCTCGTGCGGGCGGAGAACGAAGCCGGCGAGCCCATCGACACGACCGTCTCGCTGAACGGGACGTCGGTCGGTGACACCGGCGACGACGGCCGGCTCTGGGTGTTGAGTCCCGCGGGCGAGTACAACGTCGCGACGGTACACGACGGTGCGGCGCTGGAAGTCAACGTGACCGCGCGGCCGGCGCCGTAG
- a CDS encoding type IV pilin: MPRGYAPVAVVLLLAVTVVAAAAVATAVPALPGDPPPQRGVAADATSDGRVQVTLHAGESIDIESATVRIAVDGEPLAHQPPVPFFAARGFHGGPTGPFNVAADQSWAVGETASLQVTGTNSPALRVGATLTVRVLVDGRVVAVGETTVEKTS, from the coding sequence GTGCCTCGCGGCTACGCGCCCGTCGCAGTCGTGCTCCTGCTCGCGGTGACGGTCGTTGCCGCGGCAGCCGTCGCGACCGCGGTTCCTGCGCTCCCCGGCGACCCACCGCCACAGCGCGGCGTCGCCGCCGACGCGACCAGCGACGGCCGCGTCCAGGTGACGCTACACGCCGGAGAGTCGATAGACATCGAGAGTGCGACCGTCCGCATCGCGGTCGACGGCGAGCCGCTGGCCCACCAGCCGCCCGTGCCGTTCTTCGCGGCGCGCGGATTCCACGGCGGGCCGACCGGCCCGTTCAACGTCGCCGCCGACCAGTCGTGGGCCGTCGGCGAAACCGCGTCGCTGCAGGTCACGGGAACCAACAGCCCCGCGTTACGAGTGGGCGCGACGCTCACCGTGCGCGTGCTCGTGGACGGGCGAGTCGTCGCCGTCGGCGAGACGACGGTCGAGAAGACGTCGTAG
- a CDS encoding methyltransferase domain-containing protein — protein MGVLEDKARARTFYKYLSKVYDRVNPFVWNEEMRDEALAMLDLDADDRVLDVGCGTGFGTEGILQYTDDVYGLDQSRHQLAKAREKFGKHDPVAFHYGDAERLPFKDNTFDAVWSSGSIEYWPNPVEGLREIRRVLEPGEWTVVVGPDYPNSTVFQKVADAIMLFYDEDEADRMFAEAGFVDVEHHVMQAKPGSPRAIVTLARAPDEHASD, from the coding sequence ATGGGAGTCCTCGAAGACAAGGCGCGCGCCCGCACCTTCTACAAGTACCTCTCGAAGGTGTACGACCGCGTCAACCCGTTCGTGTGGAACGAGGAGATGCGCGACGAGGCGCTGGCGATGCTCGATCTCGACGCCGACGACCGCGTGCTCGACGTCGGCTGTGGCACCGGGTTCGGCACGGAGGGGATCCTCCAGTACACCGACGACGTCTACGGCCTCGACCAGAGCCGCCACCAGCTCGCGAAGGCGCGCGAGAAGTTCGGCAAGCACGACCCCGTGGCGTTCCACTACGGGGACGCCGAGCGCCTGCCGTTCAAGGACAACACGTTCGACGCGGTGTGGTCGTCGGGCTCCATCGAGTACTGGCCCAACCCTGTCGAGGGCCTGCGCGAGATTCGGCGCGTGCTCGAGCCCGGGGAGTGGACCGTCGTGGTTGGCCCGGACTACCCGAACTCGACGGTGTTCCAGAAGGTCGCGGACGCCATCATGCTGTTCTACGACGAGGACGAGGCTGACCGGATGTTCGCGGAAGCCGGCTTCGTGGACGTCGAACACCACGTGATGCAGGCCAAGCCCGGGAGTCCGCGCGCCATCGTCACGCTCGCGCGAGCCCCCGACGAGCACGCTTCGGACTGA
- the ahaH gene encoding ATP synthase archaeal subunit H translates to MPRPEVLEDIKSAESDADDIVAEAEEDREQRLSEARKRADEIRSEAEEEARELKEQRLEEAREDIEAERNRILEEGEADREQLEALAEENEEDAVAYAVEQFEEAVHAQT, encoded by the coding sequence ATGCCAAGGCCAGAGGTTCTTGAAGACATCAAATCGGCTGAATCGGACGCCGACGACATCGTGGCCGAGGCGGAGGAGGACCGCGAGCAGCGGTTGTCCGAAGCCCGGAAGCGGGCCGATGAAATCCGCAGCGAAGCGGAAGAGGAGGCCCGCGAGCTGAAAGAACAGCGACTCGAAGAGGCACGCGAAGACATCGAGGCGGAACGCAACCGCATCCTCGAGGAAGGCGAGGCCGACCGCGAGCAGCTCGAAGCCCTCGCCGAGGAGAACGAGGAGGACGCGGTCGCGTACGCCGTCGAACAGTTCGAGGAGGCGGTACATGCTCAGACCTGA